The Cucumis melo cultivar AY chromosome 6, USDA_Cmelo_AY_1.0, whole genome shotgun sequence genome includes a region encoding these proteins:
- the LOC127149688 gene encoding uncharacterized protein LOC127149688: MLKSVLSSWAEGLIRKLIDESRSFIVNPVSEVEFQVVDEGKNILVKLNCNSCSCLFWDLEEIPCVHALIVIRSLNLNPYAFVSQYYYATLLSATYGGLVRPIGNHTDWSVVEVNNNILPSVFRCPAGRPRKRRIPSIGEVSKSSKCSRCKTADHN, translated from the exons ATGTTAAAGAGTGTTTTGAGTTCTTGGGCTGAAGGACTAATAAGAAAGCTAATTGATGAATCAAGAAGCTTCATT GTGAATCCTGTGAGTGaagttgaatttcaagtagttgATGAAGGCAAGAATATTTTAGTAAAGTTGAATTGTAATAGCTGCAGTTGTCTTTTTTGGGATCTAGAAGAAATTCCATGTGTTCATGCTCTTATTGTGATTCGTAGTCTTAATTTGAATCCTTATGCGTTCGTTTCACAATATTATTATGCTACTTTATTGTCTGCAACTTATGGTGGTTTAGTTCGTCCGATTGGTAACCATACTGATTGGAGTGTTGTGGAGGTGAACAACAATATATTGCCTTCAGTATTTAGATGTCCAGCAGGAAGGCCTCGAAAAAGAAGGATTCCTTCTATTGGTGAAGTTTCAAAGAGCTCAAAATGTAGTCGTTGTAAGACAGCTGATCATAATTGA